GACAGTCGCACCCTGGCGGCGCCACCGTCGGGTCGGTCTTGGACGCGGCCACCAGGTAAATGGTGGGATCGTCGGAAAGAACTCCCTTTTTGAAAACCGCATCAAAGTGGGCCCGCTGCCCGCCCGAATAAAAAAAGTTATGGTGCGCCAGTTGCGGGTAGGAGATATCCAGGCCCAGGTCGATAATCAGCCCGGAACAGGCGGGGGAAAAACGCCGGAGCCGCCGCCGCGCCGCGTCATCCGGCGGCAATAGTGTCTCGTGGGCGGGAATCACCTCCATATTGGAGACGATCAGATCCGCATCGTGTGGCACCCCCTCCGTGGTGGTGATGCCCGTCACCCGGCACCCTTGCGTCCGGATCTTGGCAACCTCCGAGTTCAGGTGCACCGGGATCCCGAGTTCATCCATCAACCGGCGTAACCCCAATGCGATATGGTAGAGCCCCCCATCCACATACCACAGATCGTAACGGAACTGGATCGTGGGCAGACAGTTCATGAACGCAGGAGCATCATAGGCGGAGGACCCCACGTACTTGATGAAATAATCAAGCACGTCCCGGACATGCGGTTCGTCGATGAACCGGGCCACCCCCCCGTGCATCGTCCGGAAAAGATCAAACTTGAGAAAGTCGAGAAGTCCGTAGAAGCGCTGAAAATCGCGCACAGTGTCCAACCCACGCTCAAAATAGCCGGCATTAACAAGGTCATAAAGCTGGCCCGCATAGTCCAGGAATTCCTTGAAACGCTGCGGATCCTGGCCGACCTTGCGCAATTCGGCGTCCATCAGGTCGGCTTCGGGAACCAGATCGAGTACCGTCCCGTCTTCGAAGAAGTTGCGCCAATGCGGCCGAAGCGGCCGGATCGGGATATAGTCAGCCATCCGCCGGCCCGACCGCTGGAAAAGCCGCTCAAAGATATGCGGGAGTGTCAGAATAGACGGGCCCAGATCGAACGTGTAACCCTGCTCGGTGAGGACGTTCAGTTTGCCGCCGATCTTCCCGTTCTTTTCGAAAACCTCAACCGCATAGCCCTCCTGGGCCAGCGAAATCGCCGCCGACAGCCCCCCCAGTCCCGCCCCGATAACGATTACCTTTTTTCGCTCGGTTGTGCTCATACCGTCTCTTATACAATAACCTTGACGGGATGCGACAATATTTCGTTCCCTGTCCCATGACTGCAGATTCATGGCTGACCCAGGCGCACGCCTTCCGGGACAAGGGGACCTCTCGATCCCTGTCATTCCGGCGGGCGCAACTCCAGATGCTGGCCGCTGCGATTGAATCCAGCGAAGGCGATATACTTGATGCCCTGCACCTGGACCTGGGCAAGCCGGTCATCGAAGCCTATGCCTCGGAAGTCGGGTTTGTTCTCGCCGATATCCGTTACGCCTTGAAACACCTGACCGATTGGGCCAGTCCCCAGCGACGCCACACTCCGCTCTGGCTCAGGCCCGCCTCAAGCCGCGTTCACCCCGAACCCTACGGCGTGGCCCTCGTCATCGGACCTTGGAACTACCCCTTCGCCCTGACCCTCTCCCCGCTGGTGTCCGCCATGGCGGCCGGCAACGGGGTCTGTGTCAAACCCTCAGAATACGCACCCCATGTCTCGGGCGTGATCACCCGTCTCCTGCGTGACCATTTCCAGCCGGACTATATCACCGCGGTGGAAGGCGATGCCGCCCGCGCCCGGGAACTGGTCTGCCAGCCTTTCGATAAAATATTCTTCACCGGCAGTTCAGTCGTGGGGCGTCTGGTGCTGGCTGCAGCAGCCCCCAACCTCACACCCGTCACGCTGGAACTGGGCGGTAAATCGCCCTGCATTGTCTGTGCCGACGCCGACCTGCAGGTGGCCGCACACCGCATTGTCCAGGGAAAATTCCTCAACGCCGGCCAAACGTGTGTGGCTCCGGACCATGTCTGGGTTCAGGCTGAGGTCGTGAAGCCCATGCTGAAGCACCTCACCCGGACCCTGCGTGAGTTTTATGGCCCCGACCCGCAGCAGAGTCCGGATTATGGGCGCATCGTCAACCTCCCGCACCTGAACCGCTTAACCACCTACCTCAACCAGGGCTACCTCGAGTGTGGCGGCGCCTTCGACCAAACCGACCGCTACTTCGCCCCGACCATCCTCACCGGGGTCTCCCTGACCGCCCCCATCATGCAGGAGGAGATTTTCGGCCCCATCCTGCCGGTCCTGCCATTTGAAAAACTGGATGATGTCATCAGCCATCTCCGCACTCGTCCGCGGCCACTGGCGCTTTACGCCTTTACCGGCGAACGGGCCACCCAGGAACGCCTGCTCGCCGAAACCGCCTCGGGCGGCGTCTGTTTTAACGACACCCTGAGCCACATCCTCAGTCGTGACCTACCGTTCGGCGGTATCGGGGAAAGCGGCATGGGCGCGTATCACGGGAAGGCGGGCTTCGACACCTTCACCCATTACCGGAGCGTGCTGACACGCTCCCCGCATTTTGATCCAGGCCTGACCTATCCCCCTCCCCGGATTTCCCTGGCCACCTTGAAATGGTTCCAGCGTCTTTTGATGAGCAACTAAAGGAGTTAACCCATGCCAGCACAAAAACATATCGTCATCGTAGGGGGAGGCCCCGGCGGGCTCACCACGGCCATGATCCTCGCCCACCGGGGATTCAAAGTCACCCTCTTCGAGGCCCAACCCGTTGTGGGCGGCCGTAATGCGGCCATTAAATCAGGCCCTTATGTATTTGACGCCGGCCCCACATTCCTGATGTTAAAAGAGGTGCTCGACGAAGTCTTCATCGAGGCTGGGGCGACCACTGACAGCCTGCTGGACATGCGCCGGCTGGACCCCATGTACCGGCTCCATTTTGCCGACAAATCCATCGATACCTCCATGGATCGCGAACGGATGAAAGCCGAGATCGCCCGAGTCTTCCCTGGCCGCGAGCACCACTATGATGAGTTCATGAGCCGCGAAAAGGTTCGATTCAAAAAACTCTATCCCTGCCTGCAAAAGTCCTACCACACCCTGTCTTCATTGTTTTCAGGCAGCCTGATCAAGGCGCTACCCCACATGGCGCTAGGCCGCAGCTTATTCTCAGAAGTGGTAAAGATCTTCGGGAACGAGGACCTGGCCCTCTCCTTCACCTTTCAGTCCAAGTATCTGGGCATGTCGCCATGGGAGTGTCCGGGAATGTTCGCGATGATCCCCTATATTGAGCACGCCTTCGGCATCTACCACCCCATCGGCGGCCTGAGTCGCATCTCCGACTGCATGGCCGATGTCGCCCGCCGGAACGGAGCGGTGATTCATCTCTCCACCCCCGTCGAGGAAATCATCGTGCGCAACGGTGTCGCGGCTGGCGTGCGGCTGGCCAGTGGTGACGTCGTCGAGGCCGATGAGGTCGTCATCAACGCCGACTTCGGGTATGCCGCCACCCGGCTCTTCGCGCCCGGCACCTTGCGGAAATACACCCCCCGTAAAATGCAGAACATGAAGCTCTCCTGCTCCACGTTCATGATGTATCTCGGGCTCGACCGGAGCTACGACACCCCCCATCACGAGATTGTATTCGCCCGCGATTACCGCACCAACATCGAGCGGATCTTCAATGGGAAGGAACTGACAGGCGATCTGTCGTTCTACGTGCGCAACGCGAGCGTGACCGACCCCACCCTCGCCCCCGCCGGCCACTCCGCCCTGTACGTCCTGGTTCCCGTGCCCAATTTACGCGGGGCCATCAATTGGGAACAGCGCCGGGCCGCTTATCGAGAGATGACACTCGATGCCATCGAGTCCCGTACCGGCATGAAACTCCGGAACCACATTGTCACGGAACAACTCGTGACACCGGCAGACTGGAATCAACACTATCACGTTTACGAGGGCGCCACCTTCAATCTGGCGCACAACCTGGGCCAGATGGTCTATCTGCGACCGCGCAACAAATTTGAAGACGTCGACCACTGTTATCTGGTCGGTGGTGGAACCCACCCGGGAAGCGGCCTGCCCACCATTTACGAATCAGGCCGGATCTCCGCCAACTTGATCTCGCGCCGCCACGGGATTCCGTACGTATCAGGCAACCAGGAAGTCTGAGGGCTTTTGCCAACCGGGACGGTGTGCTCAACGACGAAAGTCAGGTTCGGAGCGGGACCGAGGTAACCTGAACTTTCTGGTTGGCAGGGTCTTTTATCCGTGCGCCAGTTTTGCCGATGCGAGACGGTTCAAGCTGACACCAGCTTCAGCAGCTTCTACGGTGAGTTCACGGTGCACATGGGGAGGGACGCGCACCATGAACTTCCCGCTGAATGACCGGCTTGCCAGCGGCTCAGGAATGGGTTCCCTTTGTTTATTCATGTCCTCGACAACGTCAGCCACTACGGACCGGACGCCGCGAAGCGCGGCCTCCGGTGCTGCGGCCAGCCAGCTCAATCCCGGAAATTCCGCGCAAAGTCCAACGTACTCTTTATCTTCTTCCGACCACGTGACGCGGTAGGTATAATGATCATCTGGAATGGTTTTCATAGTCCCACCTCTCTATTGCCTTCAATACTTGCCTGACTTGGTAAACCTTCGCTTTCCCTTTGTCGTCCTGAATGTTTACCCGTGGATCCCCCAGCCATGGCGTCCTATAGATCCGGTGGCTAGTTCCCTTTTGCCTTGGTTGTCCAAAATACTTCTCGCACACCCGGCACAAATCAGCAAAGCGAACCCCTTTAGGATTATTTCGCATCTCTGAAATTGTGTCTTCAACTGAACCCATGGGAATATAGTATCATTATTGATATCATCATCAATCAATTTTATTATGCATCGCGGTAGGGACACCCGTTAATGCCCCGATGTCGTTCTTTCGCCACATCGGAACGGCCCCAATTATCCGGTCGGACTTTCTCGGCCTTAGGGAACGTTGAAATCCTCGGCCTCTGCGTGAGCCTCGCCAGCGGCGATAGGCAGCGGGCCGTGGTTCGACGCCGCGATCGTGTTTTCCGATCCGGGGAGCCGACGGCTAAATCTCGCAATCAAAGAAAAGAATCTCGTGCCGATTGATCTCTATGGTAAACAGTATGTGACCGTTCTCAAAGAAGCCATCAGGATAGCAGTAGTTGCCCGGGAAGTCGGTGACCAGGCGCTTGTCCCCAAAGGTTTGCATATCGTCATCGCTGATCCAGAGGGCCAGCGGATAGCGGGAGGTAAAAGAGGGATCGGAATTCGGAGTATGGATCAGGGCAATGCGCCCGTCCGTCATCGGAATGAGTTTCGGTTTGTTGCCCGGGTTGGGGATATCTGTCGGTGCCGCCTCTGTCCAAGTGCGTCCGTTATCCCGCGATTCGCTTCGCCAGAGCCGTCCGCTGCCGTCCACGCGCAGGAGCATCACAATTGTACCATCGGAGAGCTGGGCAATCGTCGGCTCGGTCCACGCCCAGGCCCGTCCGGTTGCTCCCTTGATGGGGATTTTCGGACCTACAAAACGCTGATAAGTCTTGCCCAGATCCCTGCTGACGATCACGCCGTTTTCGATATGTTCAATAGCGGCATCCCAGATCGCCCTCTGATGGCGAATATCCAAGTTGTGACTAGCCGCGATCAACCGCCTGTTCTCCGCTTCCGTGACCGGAAAGTACATGTACGGCAAGACGATCTCCCCATTGCTTAGCGGCAACGTGCCGCGAATGAAGCAAAAGGTTGGGAAGAAGGGTGGCTCGCCCGCGTTTGCCCAGGTTTTCCCGCTGTCATGGCTGCGCATGACCACGCAGCGCATATTCAGGAATCTTCCGCTGTGCACCTGCAGAAACGCGTCAATGATGCCGTCAAGCACCCTCACCTCGGTCACATAAACTGCTTCTCCTGTCTCCGGGTACACCTTGAGCGGTTCGCCCCACTTTTCCCCATTGTCACGGCTTACAAAGGCATACACGCGGTTGCCAGGTGCCGGCTCGTCCACGTCTCCGCATTGGCTGACGCACAGGAGGTTACCATCTGGCATCCGGCGCAGGATCGGCTCGCAACTCAACGTGTCGCAGTGAACCAGTTTGATTTTAACGTTCATCTCTCGCATCCTCTCATAATGTCCCACTTGCGTGGTAGCATGCTTTCTCTTCGGGTCGAACATTGGTTTTCACGGGAGCGAGCTTGCGAGCCGTAGCCTGAGCCGCTTGGTTGTGTGCCGGGCAAGCCCGGTTGTTTGCAGGTGCGCTCCGCGAGCGTACCAACTTTTTACATGGGGTCAAGCCTAGCGGAAAGTTGGATGAAATCAAGGAAGCAAGTCCTGCCCCAGTTAGATAACGGCGAAGGGTAGCCAAAGGCAACTGTATCCCCGTGAGGGGAGCGGAGAAGACGCCGGAGGCGAATGCGTGGGCTGATCGAACAGAGAAGCGGATAAGGCGCGGAAAAGATCGAAGGAGCGGCGGGTTCCTCCCTTGAAAAAACGAAAACGTTTTCGTTTTTTCCGGGCGAACCGGGCCAGGCGGTGGGGCCATTAAAGCACGTGCCGGGTTGCTACGTTGTTAAAGGCTCAGTAAAGACTTCTCTTTAAAACTGAACAGACAGAATCGCTGCGTTCAACAGTTTCGCAGGGACAATACCGAGTAGTGTAACCAGGATGATCAGTACCACGCCTAGAACCGCCACCCCGCGCTCAAACGTGAAGGCGGGGCGTTGCCCGGGATCGGTGAAATAAATGACACGGGCGACGGTCAGATAGTAATACACCCCTATGGCCGTGTTCACGGCGGCAATCACCACCAGCGTCGTAAAGCCGGCACGCAGGGCCTCATTCAAAAGCAGGAACTTGCCGATAAAGCCGGCAAAGGGCGGAATCCCCGCCAGGGCGAACATGCTGGCGGCCAGAATAAATGCGGCCAGCGGGTTGCGCTGGTGCAGGCCGGACAGATCATCCAGGGTGACATTCTCGCCGTCTTTTGACATCTGGCAGATCACCAGAAAGGCCGCCAGACTCATCACGAGAAACCCGAAAATATAAAACATCGACACCGCATATCCGCCCGGCTGCAGGGTCACCAACCCCAGCAGGACATAGCCAGCATGGGCAATACTCGAATACCCCAACATCCGCTTGAGATCCTTCTGCACCAGGGCCGCCAGGTTCCCGAAGAACATGGAGCCGATCGCCGCCAGCGTAATCACCAGGCTCAACGTCTCATTTGTAGAGTGGGCGCACATGAGGAAACGGATCAAGACCGCGATCACGGCCACCTTGGGGACACCGGCAATAAAGGCCGTTGTCTCATTGGAAGCCCCCTGATAGACATCGGGCGCCC
The bacterium genome window above contains:
- a CDS encoding NADH-quinone oxidoreductase subunit N; translated protein: MNPILFLPELVLIFGSLAAFGVCLGEGRTRLAAVTALTTALLTLVASVASLCLAGDLFCHAYRVDLFSQLFKVFIALGLLAVVLFGSKLKDIRADVRPEYFLFLLLGSLGLTLLVSAVELITLFIALELSSYALYLLVPLRREQTGLRLQMESAAKYVMFGIVATGFLLFGMSYLYGMTGSTYFSEIGPALVQHWNEPAVLVGMILILAGLFFKLAAFPMHLWAPDVYQGASNETTAFIAGVPKVAVIAVLIRFLMCAHSTNETLSLVITLAAIGSMFFGNLAALVQKDLKRMLGYSSIAHAGYVLLGLVTLQPGGYAVSMFYIFGFLVMSLAAFLVICQMSKDGENVTLDDLSGLHQRNPLAAFILAASMFALAGIPPFAGFIGKFLLLNEALRAGFTTLVVIAAVNTAIGVYYYLTVARVIYFTDPGQRPAFTFERGVAVLGVVLIILVTLLGIVPAKLLNAAILSVQF
- the crtI gene encoding phytoene desaturase family protein; translation: MSTTERKKVIVIGAGLGGLSAAISLAQEGYAVEVFEKNGKIGGKLNVLTEQGYTFDLGPSILTLPHIFERLFQRSGRRMADYIPIRPLRPHWRNFFEDGTVLDLVPEADLMDAELRKVGQDPQRFKEFLDYAGQLYDLVNAGYFERGLDTVRDFQRFYGLLDFLKFDLFRTMHGGVARFIDEPHVRDVLDYFIKYVGSSAYDAPAFMNCLPTIQFRYDLWYVDGGLYHIALGLRRLMDELGIPVHLNSEVAKIRTQGCRVTGITTTEGVPHDADLIVSNMEVIPAHETLLPPDDAARRRLRRFSPACSGLIIDLGLDISYPQLAHHNFFYSGGQRAHFDAVFKKGVLSDDPTIYLVAASKTDPTVAPPGCDCLKILPHIPCLNEQHPLTEADYMAFKDRVIIKLERMGLTDLRKHIVFEHVWTPRDIQRQYYSNRGSIYGVVADKWRNFGFKAPKQDARYANLFFVGGSVNPGGGMPMVVLCGQNVCRKIVEWDRG
- a CDS encoding sialidase family protein; its protein translation is MNVKIKLVHCDTLSCEPILRRMPDGNLLCVSQCGDVDEPAPGNRVYAFVSRDNGEKWGEPLKVYPETGEAVYVTEVRVLDGIIDAFLQVHSGRFLNMRCVVMRSHDSGKTWANAGEPPFFPTFCFIRGTLPLSNGEIVLPYMYFPVTEAENRRLIAASHNLDIRHQRAIWDAAIEHIENGVIVSRDLGKTYQRFVGPKIPIKGATGRAWAWTEPTIAQLSDGTIVMLLRVDGSGRLWRSESRDNGRTWTEAAPTDIPNPGNKPKLIPMTDGRIALIHTPNSDPSFTSRYPLALWISDDDMQTFGDKRLVTDFPGNYCYPDGFFENGHILFTIEINRHEILFFDCEI
- a CDS encoding aldehyde dehydrogenase family protein, with the protein product MTADSWLTQAHAFRDKGTSRSLSFRRAQLQMLAAAIESSEGDILDALHLDLGKPVIEAYASEVGFVLADIRYALKHLTDWASPQRRHTPLWLRPASSRVHPEPYGVALVIGPWNYPFALTLSPLVSAMAAGNGVCVKPSEYAPHVSGVITRLLRDHFQPDYITAVEGDAARARELVCQPFDKIFFTGSSVVGRLVLAAAAPNLTPVTLELGGKSPCIVCADADLQVAAHRIVQGKFLNAGQTCVAPDHVWVQAEVVKPMLKHLTRTLREFYGPDPQQSPDYGRIVNLPHLNRLTTYLNQGYLECGGAFDQTDRYFAPTILTGVSLTAPIMQEEIFGPILPVLPFEKLDDVISHLRTRPRPLALYAFTGERATQERLLAETASGGVCFNDTLSHILSRDLPFGGIGESGMGAYHGKAGFDTFTHYRSVLTRSPHFDPGLTYPPPRISLATLKWFQRLLMSN
- the crtI gene encoding phytoene desaturase family protein, which codes for MPAQKHIVIVGGGPGGLTTAMILAHRGFKVTLFEAQPVVGGRNAAIKSGPYVFDAGPTFLMLKEVLDEVFIEAGATTDSLLDMRRLDPMYRLHFADKSIDTSMDRERMKAEIARVFPGREHHYDEFMSREKVRFKKLYPCLQKSYHTLSSLFSGSLIKALPHMALGRSLFSEVVKIFGNEDLALSFTFQSKYLGMSPWECPGMFAMIPYIEHAFGIYHPIGGLSRISDCMADVARRNGAVIHLSTPVEEIIVRNGVAAGVRLASGDVVEADEVVINADFGYAATRLFAPGTLRKYTPRKMQNMKLSCSTFMMYLGLDRSYDTPHHEIVFARDYRTNIERIFNGKELTGDLSFYVRNASVTDPTLAPAGHSALYVLVPVPNLRGAINWEQRRAAYREMTLDAIESRTGMKLRNHIVTEQLVTPADWNQHYHVYEGATFNLAHNLGQMVYLRPRNKFEDVDHCYLVGGGTHPGSGLPTIYESGRISANLISRRHGIPYVSGNQEV
- a CDS encoding toxin-antitoxin system HicB family antitoxin; the protein is MKTIPDDHYTYRVTWSEEDKEYVGLCAEFPGLSWLAAAPEAALRGVRSVVADVVEDMNKQREPIPEPLASRSFSGKFMVRVPPHVHRELTVEAAEAGVSLNRLASAKLAHG